Proteins encoded in a region of the Perca fluviatilis chromosome 6, GENO_Pfluv_1.0, whole genome shotgun sequence genome:
- the pxmp2 gene encoding peroxisomal membrane protein 2 produces MPVESVPVRDVSIHFRLLQQYLVLLKKYPILTKSVTSGILTALGNLLSQFLEARKKAKNGAQVNEIDTAAAARYAIYGLFITGPLSHYFYQLMEVWMPSTDPLCLVKRLLLDRLVFAPGFLLIFYFVMNILEAKGWTDFEKKMRGSYWTALKMNWKVWTPFQFININFVPVQFRVLFANMIALFWYAYLASVRK; encoded by the exons ATGCCTGTGGAAAGCGTGCCAGTCCGGGATGTGTCCATTCATTTCCGTTTACTACAGCAGTATCTGGTTCTTCTGAAGAAATATCCCATCCTAACTAAGTCTGTAACGAG TGGCATCCTCACAGCTTTAGGAAATCTTCTGTCTCAGTTTTTGGAGGCAAGAAAAAAGGCCAAGAATGGAGCCCAAGTCAATGAGATTGACACAGCTGCGGCTGCACGCTATGCCATTTATGG GTTGTTTATTACAGGACCGTTGAGCCATTACTTTTACCAGCTGATGGAAGTGTGGATGCCCAGCACAGACCCGCTCTGTTTAGTCAAACGTCTGCTACTGGATCGGCTTGTTTTTGCCCCTGGCTTTCTGCTCATTTTCTACTTTGTCATGAACATCCTGGAG GCTAAAGGGTggacagactttgaaaagaagATGAGAGGAAGTTACTGGACTGCTTTAAAGATGAATTGGAAAGTGTGGACTCCCTTCCAGTTCATCAATATCAACTTTGTGCCTGTTCAG TTCCGAGTGCTGTTTGCCAACATGATCGCCTTATTTTGGTACGCCTATCTTGCATCTGTGAGGAAATGA
- the unga gene encoding uracil DNA glycosylase a isoform X2, with translation MIGQKTIHSFFSPVSKKRISKDINEAEEDAKDPKKLRSSVVEPEASSLPLAPLSPEQLDRIARNKRAALERLHASAHTPPGFGRSWREGLSEEFGKPYFKKLMDFVSEERKHHTVYPPAEHVFTWTQMCDIPDVKVVILGQDPYHGPNQAHGLCFSVKRPVPPPPSLGNMYKELVTDIEGFQHPGHGDLTGWSKQGVLLLNAVLTVRAHQANSHKDRGWETFTDAVVHWLSNNLEGLVFMLWGSYAQKKGAAINRKRHHVLQAVHPSPLSAHRGFFGCRHFSKANELLIKSGKSPVNWKAL, from the exons ATGATTGGACAAAAAACTATTCACTCGTTTTTTTCGCCGGTCTCGAAAAAGAGAATTTCTAAGGATATAAATGAAGCCGAGGAGGATGCCAAAGACCCG AAGAAGCTGAGGTCCTCGGTGGTGGAGCCAGAGGCTTCCAGCCTCCCTCTTGCTCCTCTGTCCCCGGAGCAGCTTGACCGGATAGCCCGCAACAAGAGAGCAGCGCTGGAGAGACTCCACGCTTCCGCTCACACACCTCCAGGGTTTGGGAGAAGCTGGCGAGAGGGACTGTCTGAAGAATTTGGAAAGCCCTACtttaaaaaa ttgATGGATTTTGTTTCTGAAGAGAGGAAACACCACACTGTGTACCCACCTGCTGAACATGTCTTCACCTGGACTCAGATGTGTGACATCCCAGAT GTGAAAGTGGTGATTCTTGGCCAGGATCCATATCATGGTCCTAACCAAGCCCATGGGTTGTGCTTTAGTGTCAAAAGACCAGTGCCTCCTCCACCCAG TTTGGGGAACATGTACAAAGAGCTGGTGACGGACATTGAGGGCTTTCAGCACCCTGGACACGGAGATCTGACTGGATGGTCCAAACaag GTGTGTTGCTGCTCAACGCGGTATTGACCGTCCGAGCGCACCAGGCCAACTCCCACAAAGACCGAGGCTGGGAGACCTTCACCGACGCTGTGGTGCACTGGCTCAGCAACAACCTGGAAGGCCTCGTCTTCATGCTGTGGGGATCATATGCTCAGAAGAAGGGAGCCGCTATTAACAGG AAACGCCACCACGTCCTGCAGGCTGTGCATCCTTCTCCCTTGTCTGCTCATAGAGGATTTTTTGGGTGCAGGCATTTCTCAAAGGCCAACGAGCTGCTAATTAAATCCGGAAAGTCTCCCGTAAACTGGAAGGCACTTTAA
- the gatc gene encoding glutamyl-tRNA(Gln) amidotransferase subunit C, mitochondrial isoform X1 → MSVFSLAAKRTCRGVSCLKITRYCLTNVENFHRRRNSCLESHITNVTRLFSSHPHNSKVPEVATWEPVPEDQLPPPAHIPTDLVDKLERLALVDFRTKQGLFCLEKAIRFADQLHVVDTSGVEPMDSVLEDRALNLRDDAVMEGDCAEELLQLSKNTAEEYFVAPPGNIPLPKREERAALLKHSEL, encoded by the exons atgtcagtgtttaGTCTCGCTGCTAAACGCACATGCCGTGGCGTGTCGTGCCTGAAAATCACTCGATACTGCCTAACAAACGTGGAGAACTtccacagaagaagaaacagcTGCCTGGAGAGCCACATCACAAATGTAACGCGTCTGTTTAGCTCTCATCCACATAACTCCAAG GTACCAGAGGTTGCAACATGGGAACCAGTaccagaggaccaacttccccCG CCTGCCCATATTCCTACTGACCTGGTGGACAAACTGGAGCGACTGGCCTTGGTTGATTTCCGCACCAAACAGGGACTGTTCTGTTTGGAGAAAGCTATACGATTTGCAGATCAGCTTCATGTTGTTGACACGTCAGGTGTTGAACCAATGGATTCAGTTCTGGAGGACAG ggcattAAACCTGAGAGACGATGCAGTGATGGAAGGGGACTGTGCTGAAGAATTGCTTCAGCTCTCCAAAAACACAGCTGAAGAATATTTTGTGGCACCACCAG GAAACATTCCGCTAccaaagagggaggagagggcaGCCTTGCTGAAACATTCAGAGTTGTGA
- the gatc gene encoding glutamyl-tRNA(Gln) amidotransferase subunit C, mitochondrial isoform X2, whose translation MSVFSLAAKRTCRGVSCLKITRYCLTNVENFHRRRNSCLESHITNVTRLFSSHPHNSKVPEVATWEPVPEDQLPPPAHIPTDLVDKLERLALVDFRTKQGLFCLEKAIRFADQLHVVDTSGVEPMDSVLEDRALNLRDDAVMEGDCAEELLQLSKNTAEEYFVAPPGNIPLPKREERAALLKHSEL comes from the exons atgtcagtgtttaGTCTCGCTGCTAAACGCACATGCCGTGGCGTGTCGTGCCTGAAAATCACTCGATACTGCCTAACAAACGTGGAGAACTtccacagaagaagaaacagcTGCCTGGAGAGCCACATCACAAATGTAACGCGTCTGTTTAGCTCTCATCCACATAACTCCAAG GTACCAGAGGTTGCAACATGGGAACCAGTaccagaggaccaacttccccCG CCTGCCCATATTCCTACTGACCTGGTGGACAAACTGGAGCGACTGGCCTTGGTTGATTTCCGCACCAAACAGGGACTGTTCTGTTTGGAGAAAGCTATACGATTTGCAGATCAGCTTCATGTTGTTGACACGTCAGGTGTTGAACCAATGGATTCAGTTCTGGAGGACAG ggcattAAACCTGAGAGACGATGCAGTGATGGAAGGGGACTGTGCTGAAGAATTGCTTCAGCTCTCCAAAAACACAGCTGAAGAATATTTTGTGGCACCACCAG GAAACATTCCGCTAccaaagagggaggagagggccGCCTTGCTGAAACATTCAGAGTTGTGA
- the unga gene encoding uracil DNA glycosylase a isoform X1, whose translation MFVLHCRRSLKLVSPPPVRFSPVLYFAKYTKIIQKKLRSSVVEPEASSLPLAPLSPEQLDRIARNKRAALERLHASAHTPPGFGRSWREGLSEEFGKPYFKKLMDFVSEERKHHTVYPPAEHVFTWTQMCDIPDVKVVILGQDPYHGPNQAHGLCFSVKRPVPPPPSLGNMYKELVTDIEGFQHPGHGDLTGWSKQGVLLLNAVLTVRAHQANSHKDRGWETFTDAVVHWLSNNLEGLVFMLWGSYAQKKGAAINRKRHHVLQAVHPSPLSAHRGFFGCRHFSKANELLIKSGKSPVNWKAL comes from the exons ATGTTTGTACTGCACTGTCGACGGTCTCTAAAGCTAGTCTCGCCTCCACCTGTACGCTTCTCacctgttttgtattttgctaAATACACTAAAATTATCCAGAAGAAGCTGAGGTCCTCGGTGGTGGAGCCAGAGGCTTCCAGCCTCCCTCTTGCTCCTCTGTCCCCGGAGCAGCTTGACCGGATAGCCCGCAACAAGAGAGCAGCGCTGGAGAGACTCCACGCTTCCGCTCACACACCTCCAGGGTTTGGGAGAAGCTGGCGAGAGGGACTGTCTGAAGAATTTGGAAAGCCCTACtttaaaaaa ttgATGGATTTTGTTTCTGAAGAGAGGAAACACCACACTGTGTACCCACCTGCTGAACATGTCTTCACCTGGACTCAGATGTGTGACATCCCAGAT GTGAAAGTGGTGATTCTTGGCCAGGATCCATATCATGGTCCTAACCAAGCCCATGGGTTGTGCTTTAGTGTCAAAAGACCAGTGCCTCCTCCACCCAG TTTGGGGAACATGTACAAAGAGCTGGTGACGGACATTGAGGGCTTTCAGCACCCTGGACACGGAGATCTGACTGGATGGTCCAAACaag GTGTGTTGCTGCTCAACGCGGTATTGACCGTCCGAGCGCACCAGGCCAACTCCCACAAAGACCGAGGCTGGGAGACCTTCACCGACGCTGTGGTGCACTGGCTCAGCAACAACCTGGAAGGCCTCGTCTTCATGCTGTGGGGATCATATGCTCAGAAGAAGGGAGCCGCTATTAACAGG AAACGCCACCACGTCCTGCAGGCTGTGCATCCTTCTCCCTTGTCTGCTCATAGAGGATTTTTTGGGTGCAGGCATTTCTCAAAGGCCAACGAGCTGCTAATTAAATCCGGAAAGTCTCCCGTAAACTGGAAGGCACTTTAA
- the LOC120560962 gene encoding polyubiquitin-B-like translates to MDITICMLNGTSRTLRVHPEDTVGSLKILIQDKLGFPSATQRLVFVNGMNTDLSDDSRPLSSYGLRSGARVSLLVTQPATVQVFLRNEKGKLSTYDIQRDETVSHFRSRVESREGIPVSQQRLIHQGREMNEGRLSEYNVEALSTIDLGLRLRGG, encoded by the coding sequence ATGGACATAACCATCTGCATGCTGAACGGGACTTCCCGCACCCTGAGGGTGCACCCTGAGGACACAGTGGGGTCTCTGAAAATTCTCATCCAGGACAAACTAGGATTTCCCTCTGCAACGCAGAGGCTGGTGTTTGTGAACGGCATGAACACCGATCTCAGCGACGACTCGAGGCCCCTGAGCTCCTACGGCTTACGATCTGGCGCCAGGGTGTCCCTGCTGGTGACCCAGCCGGCGACCGTCCAGGTGTTCCTCAGAAACGAGAAGGGGAAGTTGAGCACATATGACATCCAACGCGACGAGACTGTGAGCCACTTCAGGAGCAGGGTCGAGAGCAGAGAGGGGATTCCGGTGAGCCAGCAGAGGCTCATTCACCAAGGCAGAGAGATGAACGAGGGCAGACTTTCCGAATACAATGTTGAAGCGCTGAGCACCATCGACCTGGGTCTCCGTCTAAGAGGAGGCTGA
- the alkbh2 gene encoding DNA oxidative demethylase ALKBH2 isoform X2 produces MEKFVNKSSCINDAKSPQKKIKLESDERIENEDEGGEFSHPVPWQKIEAEGLDCDYALLFSKEEAHHLFKQLEEEVVYSTGEEAKVQLFGKVHNIPRKQATYGDAGLTYTYSGVTRLACPWTQTLEYIRDAVTKTTGQTFNFVLVNRYKDGQDHMGEHRDDEKELDPLCPIASVSLGAPRDFIFRHRDARGKQSHRQIKPVKLELAHGSLLLMNSPTNTFWYHSLPVRKKISLPRINLTFRRILLGRKK; encoded by the exons ATGGAAAAGTTTGTGAATAAAAGCTCCTGCATTAATGATGCAAAAAGTCCACAGAAGAAGATCAAACTGGAGAGTGATGAGAGGATCGAGAATGAGGATGAGGGAGGTGAGTTCTCTCATCCTGTTCCCTGGCAGAAAATAGAGGCAGAGGGACTAGACTGTGATTATGCTCTGCTGTTCTCCAAAGAAGAAGCACACCACCTTTTTAAACAGCTGGAGGAGGAAGTGGTGTACTCAACAG GAGAAGAAGCAAAGGTCCAGTTGTTTGGAAAGGTGCACAATATACCCAGAAAGCAGGCTACATATGGAGATGCAGGTCTCACCTACACTTATTCTGGGGTGACACGTTTAGCCTGCCCCTGGACTCAAACCTTGGAATATATTCGGGATGCTGTCACAAAAACAACTGGACAAACATTTAACTTTGTTCTGGTCAACAG GTACAAAGATGGGCAGGATCACATGGGTGAGCATCGTGACGATGAGAAGGAGCTGGACCCCCTCTGTCCCATCGCCTCTGTCTCTCTGGGAGCGCCACGAGACTTTATCTTCCGGCACAGAGATGCTCGGGGAAAACAGAGCCACCGACAGATCAAACCCGTGAAGCTGGAGCTTGCTCATGGAAGCCTGCTCCTTATGAACTCACCGACCAACACTTTTTGGTACCACAGCCTGCCTGTTCGCAAAAAGATTTCCTTGCCTCGTATCAACCTCACCTTTAGACGCATCCTACTGGGAAGAAAGAAATGA
- the alkbh2 gene encoding DNA oxidative demethylase ALKBH2 isoform X1, which translates to MELKYFAPKKVTKQSYANELSAVQDKLRLGVFYGLCPQKKIKLESDERIENEDEGGEFSHPVPWQKIEAEGLDCDYALLFSKEEAHHLFKQLEEEVVYSTGEEAKVQLFGKVHNIPRKQATYGDAGLTYTYSGVTRLACPWTQTLEYIRDAVTKTTGQTFNFVLVNRYKDGQDHMGEHRDDEKELDPLCPIASVSLGAPRDFIFRHRDARGKQSHRQIKPVKLELAHGSLLLMNSPTNTFWYHSLPVRKKISLPRINLTFRRILLGRKK; encoded by the exons ATGGAACTGAAGTATTTCGCGCCAAAGAAAGTGACGAAACAGAGTTATGCTAATGAGCTGAGCGCTGTTCAAGACAAACTGCGGCTAGGTGTTTTCTACGGTTTGTG TCCACAGAAGAAGATCAAACTGGAGAGTGATGAGAGGATCGAGAATGAGGATGAGGGAGGTGAGTTCTCTCATCCTGTTCCCTGGCAGAAAATAGAGGCAGAGGGACTAGACTGTGATTATGCTCTGCTGTTCTCCAAAGAAGAAGCACACCACCTTTTTAAACAGCTGGAGGAGGAAGTGGTGTACTCAACAG GAGAAGAAGCAAAGGTCCAGTTGTTTGGAAAGGTGCACAATATACCCAGAAAGCAGGCTACATATGGAGATGCAGGTCTCACCTACACTTATTCTGGGGTGACACGTTTAGCCTGCCCCTGGACTCAAACCTTGGAATATATTCGGGATGCTGTCACAAAAACAACTGGACAAACATTTAACTTTGTTCTGGTCAACAG GTACAAAGATGGGCAGGATCACATGGGTGAGCATCGTGACGATGAGAAGGAGCTGGACCCCCTCTGTCCCATCGCCTCTGTCTCTCTGGGAGCGCCACGAGACTTTATCTTCCGGCACAGAGATGCTCGGGGAAAACAGAGCCACCGACAGATCAAACCCGTGAAGCTGGAGCTTGCTCATGGAAGCCTGCTCCTTATGAACTCACCGACCAACACTTTTTGGTACCACAGCCTGCCTGTTCGCAAAAAGATTTCCTTGCCTCGTATCAACCTCACCTTTAGACGCATCCTACTGGGAAGAAAGAAATGA